GCCAAATCGTTGAAAGAAAAATTTAACACGGAGTCTTTGTGCATGTCACTTGATGTCACGCGCCAAAAAGACGTCCAAAAAACCATCGATAGTTTGCCGGCCGCATGGTCGGAAATTGATATACTCATTAACAATGCCGGCCTTGGGCGCGGAGTGGATAAAATTCACGAAGCCCGTATCGAAGACTGGGAAGAAATGATCGACACGAATATCAAAGGATTACTCTACGTCAGCCGAGCCGTCATTCCCGGAATGGTCAAACGAAATAGCGGACATGTGATCAATTTAGGTTCTGCTGCAGGCCATGAGGTGTATCCCGGCGGCAATGTGTACTGCGCAACCAAACACGCCGTGGATGCGCTCACCAAAGCTATGCGCATGGATCTGATTGAGACGGCGGTTCGCGTGAGCACGGTAGACCCAGGTTTAGTGGAAACGGATTTCGGGATTGTGCGTTTTAAAGGGGATACTGAAAAAGCAAAGAAACCTTATGAAAATATCCAGCCGCTAGTCGGAGCGGATATCGCCGATATCATTATTTTTATCGCTTCACGTCCCGCGCATGTGAATATTAACGAGGTTATCGTCATGCCGAAAGCGCAGGCATCTACAACTATGGTGTACCGGGGGAAGAAGTAATTATATCTTCACCGTTAAAATCTCATCCCACCTGGTGGTAAACCGCGGACTGCGATAGGCTTGCTTCATTCGCCAAGGCTTGATCATACCGGAAGACGCGTATTGAATGGTATCAGAACCGAACTGATAATTGATCGCATCGACCGCACGCAGTAATTTTTTTTCACGCACAAGATCGGGTTCCTTTACAAACATGTCTCTTTGCATTTGATTATCCGGAACGATCCCCGAAAGAAAAACGCCCGTTTTCTTATACGCGTAGCCGTCTTTATATATCTTTTCCATGATTTGATGCGCATGGCGGATCAGCACGGCCGTATTGGCCGAAGGAAATGGTAAACTGAATGTCACGGCATTACTGTAATACGGCATATCATTAAATGGATTGGTCGTGATATACACCATGATCAGGCCGGCGAGAGAGTTTTGCGCTCGCAGTTTTTCTGCAGCACGTGTGGTATATGTTGAGAGCGCCTCTTTCAATCCATCGAGTTTCGTCACCGGCTTACCGAACGAGCGCGAACACATGATTCCTTTTTTTGGCGGAACGACCATATCCAACGGGAGGCAGGAAATGCCCCGCAACTCCCACACCAGCCTGTGTCCGACTACAGTCATGTTCTTACGAATCCATGTGTCGGGTAAATTTTTTAACTGCAATGCATTCAACACGCCGTGCCTGTTGAGCATCTTGGATAAACTTCGTCCGATGCCCCATACATTTTCCACCTGCATTTTTTCTAAAACTTCATCTACGGAGGGATAATTCACAAGATCAAACACACTCTGCAAAGCCGAATTTTTTTTAGCCGTTTTGTTTGCAACTTTTGCCAGTGTCTTAGTGGCGCCAATACCTATGGATACAGGGATGCCCGTACGTTGTTTAACTGTCGCGCGAATAGTCTTGGCATAATCGGTCAGATTTTTATGTTCAAACCCATTGAGCGATAGAAAAGCTTCGTCGATGGAATAAATTTCTATGTCCGGTGAAAACTCCATCAACGTGGCCATGACGCGTTGGGACATATCGCCGTATAGGGCGTAATTGGAGGAAAGTACTTTCACTTCCTGTTTTTTTATCAGCGCCTGCATTTCAAAAAGCGGCGCGCCCATGGGTATGCCGAGCGCTTTGGCCTCATTGGAGCGCGAAATGATGCATCCGTCGTTATTGGACAAAACGACCACCGGTTTTTTTTCCAATGCAGGATTAAAAATACGTTCACAGGAAGCGTAAAAATTATTACAATCGATCAATGCAAAAATGTGGTCAGTTGCTGCCATGGTTATAGAGGATGAATCACCGTAGTCACAACACCCCAGATCTCAAACGGCGTGGATTCCGTGATCTCGATAGGATCATATTTTGGGTTTTCAGCTTCGAGAAAAATTTTGTTTCTGATCTTTTTCAGCCGTTTTACAAGAAACTCTCCGTTCAGTACCGCAACCACCACTTTACCATTCGCCGCCTGGAGGGAACGGTCCACGATGAGTGTGTCACCGGAAAAAATCCCGGCATGAATCATCGAGTCTCCCTCGACGCGAATAAAAAACGTCGCAGCGGGATGTTTGATAAGATGCTCGTTAAGGTCGATCTTTTTATCGAGAAAGTCGTCCGCCGGCGAAGGAAAACCGGCGGAGAGTTTATTTCCGTACATAGGAAATTTCTGTTCCGTCCCTTCGTCGTAAGAAACAATGTGCGTGACGGTCAATTTTTTAGACATGCGGATATTCCGTTTTCTTGAATAATATCTTCAATTTTTGCAAAATGCAACGGTAGCTTTCGTCGACATTAGATATCTAATGCGAATGATTAGTTCCCCACGAAACACGCGAAAAGACACGGAATTCCTTTGGGAAGGTATTTTAAGCGTTTGATTAAACGCTTTTCTTGTTAATGACTGGGGTTTTTTTCTTGCGCTTCTTTCGTGTTATTTTGTGTGTTTCGCAGGCTGATGTTTTTCAGATAGTCATTAGCATATCTATTTTTAACGCGCTTATCGGGTTGGCTCACAAATGGAAGAGAACACTTCAGTCTGAGCAAAGTCGAAGACTGATTTTACTAAACTTGGTCATGGTTCGACAAGCTTGTCTTGAGCCCCGCCGAAGGGCTCACCATGACGTATGTGAGTAAACCCGATAAGCACATTTTTTAATGATTGAAAAAGTAACATCCGATGATTATCTTAATTAAAAATAATTGCAGCAAAAAAACATCTTATGCCAAAAAAAACCAAGACAGAAAAAACAGAGTCGTTTGAACGTTCGCTTAAAAAGCTCGAAGATATTGTCCGGACGCTGGAAAGCGGCGAAACCCCGTTAGATGAAACCCTGCAGAAATTCGAAGAAGGAATGAAATTGGTGCATTTTTGCCACGGCAAACTAAACGAGGCCGAAAAAAAATTAAAAATCCTCGTCAAAGACAAAAACGGCTCCTTTTCACTCAAAGACGAAGAATGATTCTTACACACTCTAACGGAACATTATGAAAAAAATAAAGCTCAATCAGATTGCACATGCCCGCAGCGGCGATAAGGGCGACAGTTCCAATGTCGGTCTTATTGCGTTCAAAAAAGAGCACTTTGAACTTCTGCGTACTAAAGTCACGACGGCGGCAGTGAAGCGCCATTTTAAAGATATCTGCCGCGGCGAGGTCGACCGGTATGAAGTGCCTAATTTGCTCGCGCTTAATTTCATTCTGCACGATTCCCTCGGCGGCGGCGGCACAGAAAGTTTAAAAACCGACGCCCAGGGCAAAACGCACGGCATGGGTTTGCTGGAAATGGAAATTGATGTCGACGACGATTTTACCGTCTGACATGAATATCACTTACCAAACCTTTATCCACACCGAAGATCTTTCGCAGCAACGAATTCTCTTTCGCGCCGCGTTTCCTGAAAACGTCGGTACATCTTCGGAGTCCGAAGAACATTATTTTTGGAAATTTCAAAGCTTTCCCGCTACCCCTTTTTCGTATGAATATGCTGCATATTCGGACAAGGAACTTGTAGGCTACTATGCGGCAATCCCCTATTCCTACCGGATTGACGGCCAACTGACGGCCTGCGGAATGGTGTGCGACGTGATGACGCATCCGAAAAAGCAGGGCAAGGGTATTTTCACCGGCATAGGCCGGTACGCCACCGATGACTTACATAAAAATGGTGTGGGTTTTACAACCGGTTACCCGATCCGGCCCGAAGTGATTCCCGGCCACCTCAAGGTCGGCTGGAAAATCGTTTTTAATCTTCCGATGTACATTAAATTATTACGCTCAAACTCCGTTTTGAAATCAAAAAAAATTGGTTTCGCCGCCCCGTTGGTTAATGTTGGGTTGTTTATAGCTAATAATACATTCCGTCTGCTGAATAGAAAAAACCGGGATTACACATATGTAGTTCACACTCGTAATGAGTTTCTTGAGCTGGAGGAGTATAAAACTTTTTTTGAAAAATGGAAATTGCAACAGCAAAATATTCTGATCAAAACAAAAGAGTTTTTGGCATGGCGAACCGGCGCACCGCAAACGGAATACAAGTTCGTAGTAATTCGAAAAGACCGCGACGTTGCCGGAATTGCTATAACACGTTTTGTGGAACTCAAAGAAATTCCTTCGATCGCGGTTCTGGATCTAATGATTTTGAATGAAGACAAGAACGGTTTGAGTGCTTTGTACAGTGCGTTAGTTGATATTGCCGACAGATATAATGCAGAAGCCATTATCACTATGATGAGCAAGCGTTGGGCGCAGAATTACAACCTCAAACGCATGGGCTTTCTTAAATCGCCGTTTGAATTCTCGCTGATCATTAAGAAACTAGATCCTTCGATGGACGACGCGGCTTTGTTTGATGAATCAAAGTGGCATTTGATGTGGATAGATTCGGATGATCTGTAAACAGAAATGCTAAATTCGAAATTATGAATTTTAAATGGTCTTGACTGTATTAACCTCTAAATGTTGCATGACGTAGTCGTGATAAGGAATGATCTCCCATCCCGTCCGGATAATTTTTTCTAACTTCTTCAAAACGCTTTTCCGGTTGATATACATTAGTTGATTGAATATGCGGCTGTTATTCGCGTCCGGAAACATGAACGGCTTCTCTTCGCTGTCGATATCGTACGGATGAAAATAACTCAACACCGGCAGGCCCCGGTTGCCGTAATACGCAAAAGCTTTTTTGGTCATCCAAAACGGCAGCATGCGAAGATAGACGCCGCCCGCACAAGGTAGAGAAAAATATTTGGGATACAACGTGATGGGTAATTCCCACAACGTATTTTGAATCAACTTGAAATCTCTCCCGAATTTTTCCCAACCGTGCAAGGGATTTTTCGCGGGTAAAACGGAACTGGAATATGTAAATCCGAGTTCGATCAAAACATCGTACGCCCATTCGGTCTTTTCTGTTAACGAAAAAACCGGCGCGCGGAATCCATACAACGCCTTTACACCGGCATTAAATAATAGTTCCATATTTTCATCCAGATCCGCCCGGAATGATTCCCTGGTTTGCTGCGTCAAAGGAATATGCGTATTCGTATGGCATCCTACTTCATGCCCCGCTTGAACAATCGATCGCACTAACTGCGGATATCTTTTTGCCACATCGCCCACAATAAAAAAAGTTGCTTTCATTTTGTTCCGGTCGAGAAACTGCAGATATCTTTCCGTCATGGGCGGAACGCGTTCCTCATAACGGTGTCCGTCGAACATGCGATGCCTGACGTCTTCCAGGTCGACGCTGAAAAGAAAGTATTTTTTCGGATGATGGGTCATTAAAAAGCAGGTGTTATGATTCGTAAATAATATATATTAATGGAATCGTAGTCAATGGGTTTCATTTTGCTCGGAGATTTGCTTGACATTTCCTGACCACTTAACTAAGTTTGAACGCGTTTTTTTCGAATTATAATACTGCATTTTTGAAAGGACTCCTTTATGAAACACGTATTATTGATAATCGCTTTATTCGTGTCACCCCGTGTGCATGCCCAGGAGAAAAAGATTTTTACGTATGAAGATCTGATTGATCTGAAACGGATCGATGCACCGGCAGTTTCCCCCGACGGAAAATGGATAGTGTACAATGTTAGACAGTATAACCTGAAATCCAACACGTACGTTTCCAATATTTTTATTCAATCCATCGACGGACTTACGATCAAGCAAATGACGGCGTCCCCTTCCAAGGACCTGGCACCTACATGGTCGCCGGACAGTAAGATGATCGCTTTTGTATCCAACCGCGGCGGAAGCTATCAAATTTATATGATGGCGCCGGACGGCGGCGAACCCCGGCGCGTCACTAATATTTCTACAGGCGTTTCTGCGGGAAATAATCTGGTGTGGTCTCCGGATGGAAAATATATCGCGTTTACCTCCGATGTTTATTCCGATTGCGACACCGACGATTGCAACTCACTGAAAAATGAAGCCAAAGAATCAAGCAAAGTCAAGGCGCAGACCATTGACAAACTCCCTTTCCGCGTATGGGATTCATGGAAGAACGGCAAACGCAGTCAGTTATTCCTCGCTGAAGTTACTACGGGCAAAACTACCGACATGACGAAAGGCGATTACGATGTCCCGCCGATTGATCTGGGCGGAAGTACCGATTTTTGTTTTTCACCTGACAGTAAATTCCTCGCTTTTACGATGAATACGGAACCGAATATTGCGTGGTCCACTAATAATGATATTTTTGTGATGCCCGTCAGCGGCGGCGAAGTAAAAAAGATTTCAACAAGTTTAGGTTCTGATAATCAGCCGGTGTATTCACCCGATGGAAAATATATTGCGTTTCGTTCCATGAAGCGCGCCGGATATGAAGCGGATAAACAGGATCTGGTTTTGTACGAGACCACGAGCGGCAAACTGACCAACCTTACCGAAAAATGGGATCGCTCTGTTGGTGCAGTTATCTGGGCAAAAGACAGCAAGACGCTTTATTTTGATTCCGAAGATCAGGGCTACCATCCTGTGTATCAAATCAGCGCCAGCGGCGGAACACCCAAGAAACTCACCGATAAGAATTATGATCAACTATCCGGAGTCGGAAACGGGAAATTAATCCTGCGCCGACAGACGATGAATATGCCGGCGGAACTTCTTACTACGGATCTTGACGGAAAAAACGCGAAACAAATTACAAACTTAAACACAGGTAAACTTGCAGGAATCGAAATGAATTTGCCGGAAGAATTTTGGTTCGAAGGCGCGGGAAAAGATAAGGTTCACGGCTTTATACTCAAACCGCCTAAATTTGATCCCGCTAAAAAATACCCGTTGGTCTTCCTCGTTCACGGCGGTCCGCAAGGCGCATGGAGCAATAATTGGCATTACCGGTGGAATCCACAGTTATTTGCGGCGCCGGGATATGTTGCAGTGATGATCAATCCGCGAGGATCAACCGGTTACGGGCAGGAATTCACCGACGGGATCAATAAAGACTGGGGCGGCAAAGTTTATGAAGATCTTATGAACGGCCTCGATTACGTCATGGCTAATTACAAATTCATCGATAAAGACCGCATCGGCGCGGCCGGCGGCAGTTATGGCGGATACATGATGAATTGGATGAACGGGCACACGGATCGGTTTAAATGTTTCGTTTCGCATTCCGGCATTATGAACAAATATAATATGTACGGCGGTACGGAAGAAATGTGGTTCGAAGAATGGGAAATGGGCGGGCCTTACTGGGAAGGCAATAATAAAGAACAATTCGAAAAATGGTCGCCGATGAATTACGCGCAACATTTCAAGACGCCGACGCTGGTTATTCACGGCGAACTTGATTTCCGCGTTCCCGTGATGGAGGGTATCAATTTATTCCAAGTGCTGCAGCGCAAAGGCGTGCCTTCAAAATTTTTGTATTATCCCGATGAAGGCCACTGGATCTTAAAGCCGCAGAACGGGCAACTGTGGTATCAAGAAGTTCATAAGTGGTTCGATCAATGGCTGGCGAAACCGGCGCAGTAATAGTATTGCATAATAAAAGTAAACCTGTACGAACCCTTCGTACAGGTTTTTTTATTTGTCCTCTTTCCACAGTCCTTTCTTATTCTCCCGCGCAAAACGGTAAGCCGATAAGAACCGTTCTTTGTATCTCACATTCGGCGGATACGTCATCAGATTTGCATAGCCGGCTTTTACAATTTCTTCGTTGATCATACGTCCGTCTTCAAAAAAAAGATACGCAAGCAACCGCCCGTATTTGTCGCGATCATTAACATCCACTTCCACACGAACTTGCGTTCCGCCTGGAACAAACTGTTTCACAAAATTTTTCGCGTCGTTACCTTGTTCCACAAGGACATGGATGTCGGCGCCTGTTCGCGCCGCATCTTTGACGGCTTTTGCATTGGCGTGCGCCTCAGGTGTATCGATCCCGATCAGGCGAACTTTTTCGATCTTCCCCAAGTATTGTATTTCAAAAGTATCGCCGTCAACGACTTTTACAATTTGTGCCATTTCCGCTTTTTGTAATGGCCATTCCATACCGGCTGGCTGAAAATAAACCACGGCTCCGCAAACGGCTGTTACTGCAATTAATACCCATTTCAATATTTTCTTCATTCTTCTCTCATTTTAACTTTTTCCCAACACACTTCCGGCATCTCTAATCTTATATAAATTAAGTTTGCATGACTGTCGGAATTTATATAATTTCTTTGATAATTACTCCTGTACTCATTGAAAGATTATCATGTCCAAATTTGTTTCCATACAAACGACCCTGAAAGAACGTGTTTTTCTGATTTCGGCGCTTAAACAGATGCACTGCGAAATGCTTAAAACTAAAAAAGTTAAAACCCTGCTCCATCGCGTGTACGACGTCGATTTCGCCGTGAAAACGCCGTTTGGCATTGTCGGATTCATTAAAAATAAAAACGGCGAATTCGAACTCGCAGGCGATGATATGATTTTAAAAAAGAACTCGAAGTTCATAGAACAACTTACACAAAAATACGCATATAATAAAGTGCTCACTGAAGCTAAAAAAGCGGGATTCCAGCTTGTGAAAGAAACTTCCGATACGGATCAGTCGGTCAGGCTGGTGTTGAGGAAATGGAGTTAAGAATTTACGATTTACGATCTCCGATTTTGGATTGACGATTGATGATTAGTGTCTTGTTGAAAAGGAATAATGATGTCTGAAAATGTTCAGGAAATTGAATTTACTATTAAGAAAGACGGTTCTGTCGAATACACTATTAAAGGTATCAAAGGCGGTTCTTGTGAAGACCTTTCTAAAATATTTGAGGAACTGGGTACCGTGACCGCGTCAAAGAAAACAACCGAGTACTTCGAAAAAGAACCGGAAGTAAAAACTATTACGCAGATGAAATGACCCATGACGACTTTAGGCATCGGCGGTTAATATGGAGCAGGAATGAAGGATAAAATTTACATTGCCAACGGCCAGGGGTTCTGGGGCGACAGTATTGATGCGCCGGTTCAGCTGGTCAATGGCGGAAAACTGGACTATCTGACGCTGGACTATCTTGCCGAAGTCACAATGTCGATCATGCAGAGACAGAAACTAAAAAAACCTGATCTTGGCTATGCCACCGACTTCGTTCAATTGATCGAACGTATTCTCCCGACGATCATGGATAAGAACATCAAGGTTATCGCCAATGCCGGCGGCGTGAATCCTGAAGCGTGCCGTGCGGCGGTTTTTAACGTTGCGAAAAAACTGGGAATCAAAGGCCTCAAGATAGGCGTCGTCCATGGGGATAATATTCTCGATCGTATCAAAGAATTTGAATCGCAGAAAATCACCATGAATAGCATGGACAGCGGCGAGAGTTTGTATGACCTGATGAAACAGGGGAATGATATTCTCAGTGCGAATGTATATATCAGTTCAAAACCTCTGGCCGACGCGCTGGCGCAAGGCGCGCAAATCATTATTGCCGGACGCACCACAGATACAGGTTTGGCCATGGCGCCGATGGTGCATGAATTCGGCTGGGCATGGGACGATTGGAATAAACTTGCGGCGGGAACCGTCGCAGGACATATCATCGAATGCGGCGCGCAATGCACCGGCGGCAATTTCACGCGTTGGCGCGATGTTCCCGACCTGTGGAACGTCGGTTACCCGGTAGTAGAAGCGCATCCGGACGGAACGTTCTTCGTCACCAAACACGAAAACACCGGCGGCCTTGTGACGGTGGATACTGTTTCCGAACAACTGGTGTATGAAATGGGCGATCCTAATAATTATATTACTCCCGATGTGATAGCGGATTTTACATCGATCCGGCTGGAACAGGCAGGGCCTCACCGCGTAAAAGTCTTTGACGTCAAAGGCAAACCGTCGACTGAATTTTTCAAGGTTAGCGCAAGTTATCTTAAGGGATACAAAGCTTCCGGGCAACTGACTGTTTCCGGGCCGGATGCGTATGATAAAGCAAACCTGTGCGGAGAAATGTTATGGAAACGCCTCGCGCGCACGGGAATGACGTATGAAGAAACCAATACAGAATTTCTTGGGATCAATAGTTGTCATGAAGGCATCGTATCGGTTCCTTCGCAAATCAATGAAGTAGTTCTACGTGTTGGAGTAAAAGATAAAGATCAGAAAAAAGTGGACCGTTTCGGAAAAGAAATTGCGCCATTGGTCACGAGCGGGCCTCCGGGCGTGACCGGATTTGCGGGCGGGCGTCCGAAACCGCAGGAAATCGTCGCGTTCTTTCCGACGCTCATTCCAAAGAAACTTATTCAAACTTCAGTGAACGTCGAAGAAGTTTAATAACACTTTCAGCCGCATCGATGCGGACATTTATTTTTTTGAAGACACTGCGTCTTCGTTGTTCCGTGATAAAAACATTATGAAAAAAATTCTATATATCGAAGATGATCCCGTATCTATGGTGCTCATAACCAAGATCGTAGAAAAGATGGGCCATCAGATTATTCCTGCGCTTAACAGCGAAGAAGGTATCGCCAAGGCCTATGCGTATAAACCTGATCTTATTCTCATGGATATCTTTCTGCCCGGTGTTGACGGTCTTGAGACTACGATGCACATCCGCAGTTCCGATAAACTCAGCCACATTCCGGTGATTGCGATCACTGCCGGACAAAGCCCAGGCGATCAGGAGTTGGCCATGGCCGCCGGATGCGACGGCTTTCTAAAGAAACCGGTTGACGTGAATCGTTTTGTCAATTATATCACGGAACATCTTGAAGGAAAAGTGCAAATTCGCAACAAATTCGATCCGCAGGAAGAAAATATCGGATTAAAAAAATTCTCCCATCGGCTCGTTCAGCGGCTAACGAATAAGATCCACGAACTCTCTCACGCCAATGCTGAACTGGAAATAGCTAACCGGACGCTGGACAAATTGGTTAAGGACGTTCGCGATAACAATTCAGATTTGTTGCAATTTAATTATGCGGCCAATCAAATCCTGACCCTGTCGGCGCGTGAAAAAGTATATCAATATCTCCCTAATCTCATATGCGATCAGCTTAACATGCTCAGCGCGGCGGTATACGTGGTTAACGAAAGACACATGACTTTGGACATCTATTCGCATTCCCATGTGAAAACGCACCCCGATTCCGATCATATCAGTTTTATTCATCCTCCGTTTTTCGATATTGTCTACTATCAGGAACCTTACTTGTTTGACAAGCACTGGAGCCAGGCCGCACAAAAAGTGGATGAATTGATGATCGGTAAACTCGCGCCGATCAAGGAAGCTTTTCAATCTCAGGCCGTTTATTTTTTGCCGATCATCGGCCGTCCCGCAGGACACAACGGTTTCGACTGCCAAAATCAGGATTGTCAGGCTTTTTCCAACCAGGATTTGAATTGGTGGAATAAACAAATTCATAACCTGGACCGGCAAGGTTTGTATTTTGAAACCCAACTTAAGCAGATAAGCGAATTCTATTTTAATTGCTGCCTCTACCGGCTTAAGGGTGTACTGGTTCTCGGTATCCAAGATGATCGGCTGGATGAAACGTTTCGCCAGATAGTTCAGTCGTTTGTGCGAACGGTCGGGTTAACGATTGAAAATATCCAATTATACGACGATGTAAAGGATTCTTATCTGCAAGCCGAGAAGCAGGCAGTTACAGACGGGCTTACCGGGGTATTTAATTACCGTTATTTCCAACACCAGCTTGAGCGAGAGATCAAACGCTCCAAGCGCCATTGGGCAAAGGCGTCTCTGATCATGATGGATATTGACTTTTTTAAGTCTTACAACGACCAGAACGGGCACCCGGCAGGCGATCAGGTGCTTAAGCGGCTTGCGGAAATTCTCAATTCCTGCATTCGCACCAGCGACATCCTGGCGCGCTATGGGGGCGAGGAATTCTCTCTCATTTTGCCGGAAACACCTAAACCGTCAGCCATTAAATTGGCCGAAAAAATTCGTGCGCTTATTCAGGAAGAAATTTTTCCACACGAAAAAACTCAGCCAAACGGCGATCTGACAGTTAGCCTGGGTGTGGCAACATTCCCGGACGATGCGCAAACATGGGATGAACTTGTTCAAAAGGCAGATGAACAATTATACGTTTCTAAACACACCGGCAGAAA
This genomic stretch from bacterium harbors:
- a CDS encoding Y-family DNA polymerase, which translates into the protein MAATDHIFALIDCNNFYASCERIFNPALEKKPVVVLSNNDGCIISRSNEAKALGIPMGAPLFEMQALIKKQEVKVLSSNYALYGDMSQRVMATLMEFSPDIEIYSIDEAFLSLNGFEHKNLTDYAKTIRATVKQRTGIPVSIGIGATKTLAKVANKTAKKNSALQSVFDLVNYPSVDEVLEKMQVENVWGIGRSLSKMLNRHGVLNALQLKNLPDTWIRKNMTVVGHRLVWELRGISCLPLDMVVPPKKGIMCSRSFGKPVTKLDGLKEALSTYTTRAAEKLRAQNSLAGLIMVYITTNPFNDMPYYSNAVTFSLPFPSANTAVLIRHAHQIMEKIYKDGYAYKKTGVFLSGIVPDNQMQRDMFVKEPDLVREKKLLRAVDAINYQFGSDTIQYASSGMIKPWRMKQAYRSPRFTTRWDEILTVKI
- a CDS encoding SDR family NAD(P)-dependent oxidoreductase, producing the protein MESLKKKTVLITGASAGIGEATAIAFAELGVRLILTARRKDKLDMLAKSLKEKFNTESLCMSLDVTRQKDVQKTIDSLPAAWSEIDILINNAGLGRGVDKIHEARIEDWEEMIDTNIKGLLYVSRAVIPGMVKRNSGHVINLGSAAGHEVYPGGNVYCATKHAVDALTKAMRMDLIETAVRVSTVDPGLVETDFGIVRFKGDTEKAKKPYENIQPLVGADIADIIIFIASRPAHVNINEVIVMPKAQASTTMVYRGKK
- a CDS encoding DUF1257 domain-containing protein is translated as MSKFVSIQTTLKERVFLISALKQMHCEMLKTKKVKTLLHRVYDVDFAVKTPFGIVGFIKNKNGEFELAGDDMILKKNSKFIEQLTQKYAYNKVLTEAKKAGFQLVKETSDTDQSVRLVLRKWS
- the umuD gene encoding translesion error-prone DNA polymerase V autoproteolytic subunit, whose translation is MSKKLTVTHIVSYDEGTEQKFPMYGNKLSAGFPSPADDFLDKKIDLNEHLIKHPAATFFIRVEGDSMIHAGIFSGDTLIVDRSLQAANGKVVVAVLNGEFLVKRLKKIRNKIFLEAENPKYDPIEITESTPFEIWGVVTTVIHPL
- a CDS encoding S9 family peptidase, with translation MKHVLLIIALFVSPRVHAQEKKIFTYEDLIDLKRIDAPAVSPDGKWIVYNVRQYNLKSNTYVSNIFIQSIDGLTIKQMTASPSKDLAPTWSPDSKMIAFVSNRGGSYQIYMMAPDGGEPRRVTNISTGVSAGNNLVWSPDGKYIAFTSDVYSDCDTDDCNSLKNEAKESSKVKAQTIDKLPFRVWDSWKNGKRSQLFLAEVTTGKTTDMTKGDYDVPPIDLGGSTDFCFSPDSKFLAFTMNTEPNIAWSTNNDIFVMPVSGGEVKKISTSLGSDNQPVYSPDGKYIAFRSMKRAGYEADKQDLVLYETTSGKLTNLTEKWDRSVGAVIWAKDSKTLYFDSEDQGYHPVYQISASGGTPKKLTDKNYDQLSGVGNGKLILRRQTMNMPAELLTTDLDGKNAKQITNLNTGKLAGIEMNLPEEFWFEGAGKDKVHGFILKPPKFDPAKKYPLVFLVHGGPQGAWSNNWHYRWNPQLFAAPGYVAVMINPRGSTGYGQEFTDGINKDWGGKVYEDLMNGLDYVMANYKFIDKDRIGAAGGSYGGYMMNWMNGHTDRFKCFVSHSGIMNKYNMYGGTEEMWFEEWEMGGPYWEGNNKEQFEKWSPMNYAQHFKTPTLVIHGELDFRVPVMEGINLFQVLQRKGVPSKFLYYPDEGHWILKPQNGQLWYQEVHKWFDQWLAKPAQ
- a CDS encoding GNAT family N-acetyltransferase; translated protein: MSTTILPSDMNITYQTFIHTEDLSQQRILFRAAFPENVGTSSESEEHYFWKFQSFPATPFSYEYAAYSDKELVGYYAAIPYSYRIDGQLTACGMVCDVMTHPKKQGKGIFTGIGRYATDDLHKNGVGFTTGYPIRPEVIPGHLKVGWKIVFNLPMYIKLLRSNSVLKSKKIGFAAPLVNVGLFIANNTFRLLNRKNRDYTYVVHTRNEFLELEEYKTFFEKWKLQQQNILIKTKEFLAWRTGAPQTEYKFVVIRKDRDVAGIAITRFVELKEIPSIAVLDLMILNEDKNGLSALYSALVDIADRYNAEAIITMMSKRWAQNYNLKRMGFLKSPFEFSLIIKKLDPSMDDAALFDESKWHLMWIDSDDL
- the xseB gene encoding exodeoxyribonuclease VII small subunit; translated protein: MPKKTKTEKTESFERSLKKLEDIVRTLESGETPLDETLQKFEEGMKLVHFCHGKLNEAEKKLKILVKDKNGSFSLKDEE
- a CDS encoding DUF2997 domain-containing protein, with the protein product MSENVQEIEFTIKKDGSVEYTIKGIKGGSCEDLSKIFEELGTVTASKKTTEYFEKEPEVKTITQMK
- a CDS encoding polysaccharide deacetylase family protein, translated to MTHHPKKYFLFSVDLEDVRHRMFDGHRYEERVPPMTERYLQFLDRNKMKATFFIVGDVAKRYPQLVRSIVQAGHEVGCHTNTHIPLTQQTRESFRADLDENMELLFNAGVKALYGFRAPVFSLTEKTEWAYDVLIELGFTYSSSVLPAKNPLHGWEKFGRDFKLIQNTLWELPITLYPKYFSLPCAGGVYLRMLPFWMTKKAFAYYGNRGLPVLSYFHPYDIDSEEKPFMFPDANNSRIFNQLMYINRKSVLKKLEKIIRTGWEIIPYHDYVMQHLEVNTVKTI
- a CDS encoding DUF1446 domain-containing protein, whose amino-acid sequence is MKDKIYIANGQGFWGDSIDAPVQLVNGGKLDYLTLDYLAEVTMSIMQRQKLKKPDLGYATDFVQLIERILPTIMDKNIKVIANAGGVNPEACRAAVFNVAKKLGIKGLKIGVVHGDNILDRIKEFESQKITMNSMDSGESLYDLMKQGNDILSANVYISSKPLADALAQGAQIIIAGRTTDTGLAMAPMVHEFGWAWDDWNKLAAGTVAGHIIECGAQCTGGNFTRWRDVPDLWNVGYPVVEAHPDGTFFVTKHENTGGLVTVDTVSEQLVYEMGDPNNYITPDVIADFTSIRLEQAGPHRVKVFDVKGKPSTEFFKVSASYLKGYKASGQLTVSGPDAYDKANLCGEMLWKRLARTGMTYEETNTEFLGINSCHEGIVSVPSQINEVVLRVGVKDKDQKKVDRFGKEIAPLVTSGPPGVTGFAGGRPKPQEIVAFFPTLIPKKLIQTSVNVEEV
- a CDS encoding thermonuclease, producing MKKILKWVLIAVTAVCGAVVYFQPAGMEWPLQKAEMAQIVKVVDGDTFEIQYLGKIEKVRLIGIDTPEAHANAKAVKDAARTGADIHVLVEQGNDAKNFVKQFVPGGTQVRVEVDVNDRDKYGRLLAYLFFEDGRMINEEIVKAGYANLMTYPPNVRYKERFLSAYRFARENKKGLWKEDK